One stretch of Euphorbia lathyris chromosome 7, ddEupLath1.1, whole genome shotgun sequence DNA includes these proteins:
- the LOC136235261 gene encoding uncharacterized protein encodes MESEISPLLTDAIAIRLLQLVIRKSASLDSHEAIQIDLHNKITCSSYLNLLVKKELKNSDVGGLGRIILPKVTSATIQYTSSMMRFVNFWTETNFDGRLVIHCDSYKKVFPRTNHFKTSNVPTESSKSSGTVPINAMTLVEMFLDSSKWVVDLFLTIITKASIMQVLETGTLCKTNTCLKHIKNNFKFVSLDKNQATVGII; translated from the exons ATGGAATCTGAGATATCTCCACTGTTGACGGATGCGATTGCGATTAGGTTACTGCAACTCGTGATTCGTAAATCAGCATCTCTTGATAGTCATGAAGCCATACAAATTGATCTTCACAATAAAATAACCTGCAGCAGCTACCT AAATTTATTGGTGAAGAAGGAGCTGAAGAACAGTGATGTTGGGGGTTTGGGGAGGATTATACTTCCAAAG GTTACAAGTGCAACTATCCAGTACACAAGTAGTATGATGCGGTTTGTGAATTTCTGGACTGAGACTAATTTTGATGGAAGATTGGTCATTCATTGTGATAGCTACAAAAAAGTATTCCCTAGGACAAATCATTTCAAAACATCAAATGTACCTACCGAATCATCCAAGAGTTCAGGAACTGTGCCAATAAATGCAATGACCTTGGTTGAAATGTTCCTAGATTCG AGTAAATGGGTGGTGGACCTCTTTCTGACAATTATTACCAAAGCATCCATAATGCAAGTACTTGAAACTGGAACATTATGCAAAACAAACACATGTTTGAAACACATTAAAAACAACTTCAAGTTTGTTAGCTTGGACAAAAACCAAGCAACGGTAGGTATTATCTAG
- the LOC136235993 gene encoding uncharacterized protein, translating into MEHLQDEIPIILCKLEMIFPPGFFDSMEHLPIHLPYEAKVAGPVQFRWMYPFERFLGRLKKNVKNKAQVEGSICNAYLVAESSNFCSYYFEPQVYTRHRKVPRNDDGGDDDVIDKSNLMIFSYNGRYSGRAKIRWLDEKEHVAIHSYILLNCAEVRPYVELYKDHLRSLQPGANNATIESEVEKNFTRWFSEFCESNVIENKCVANLAHKPSGIAMSFDVYFVNGYRFHTTMHSLDRSSSNNGVYVFGDGVEYYGVIDEIIQVSYLGLPVQKTVLFKCKWFDPTPNAGIRVHDRYNIVEVNTKRNFKKYEPFILSLQGTQVYFTSYPSLKRDKVDWAVVCSVKARGVFDIPENKVATNNDAFQEEEAQLIEVEVSNEDDIPLNDVDNDPYFEIPGQSGEEGEEEEEEEATFETDTETELSADSDDDINLSDDDSD; encoded by the exons ATGGAACATTTACAAGATGAAATCCCAATCATTCTTTGCAAACTAGAAATGATATTTCCACCAGGATTCTTCGACTCAATGGAGCATCTTCCGATACATTTGCCTTACGAGGCCAAAGTTGCTGGTCCAGTTCAATTTCGATGGATGTATCCATTCGAAAG GTTTCTAGGCCGCttgaaaaaaaatgtaaaaaacaaagCACAAGTTGAAGGTTCAATATGTAATGCATACCTAGTAGCAGAGTCATCCAACTTCTGCTCGTACTACTTTGAGCCACAAGTCTACACACGCCACCGTAAAGTTCCTCGCAATGATGATGGAGGCGATGATGATGTTATTGATAAATCGAATTTGATGATATTCTCTTACAATGGTCGCTACAGTGGACGTGCTAAAATAAGATGGTTGGATGAAAAGGAGCATGTTGCAATTCACTCTTACATATTGTTGAATTGTGCAGAAGTTAGGCCATATGTGGA GTTATATAAGGATCATTTGCGAAGCCTACAACCCGGTGCTAATAATGCAACCATCGAATCAGAGGTTGAAAAAAACTTCACCCGTTGGTTTTCAGAGTTT TGCGAAAGTAATGTCATTGAGAACAAGTGTGTTGCCAATTTGGCTCATAAACCGTCCGGAATAGCGATGTCTTTCGATGTTTATTTTGTGAATGGTTATAGATTTCACACAACAATGCATAGTCTTGACCGGTCATCTTCTAACAATGGTGTTTACGTCTTTGGAGACGGTGTTGAATATTATGGAGTAATCGACGAGATAATACAAGTCTCTTATCTTGGTTTGCCGGTTCAAAAAACGGTGTTGTTCAAATGCAAATGGTTTGATCCTACACCAAATGCTGGTATTCGGGTTCATGATCGGTACAACATTGTTGAAGTAAATACAAAGcggaattttaaaaaatacgaGCCATTCATTTTATCATTGCAAGGGACACAAGTATACTTCACTTCATATCCTTCTTTGAAGCGTGATAAGGTTGATTGGGCTGTCGTTTGTAGTGTTAAAGCTAGAGGGGTCTTTGACATACCTGAGAATAAGGTCGCCACTAACAATGATGCTTTTCAAGAAGAAGAGGCTCAACTAATTGAAGTTGAAGTTTCAAATGAAGATGATATTCCATTGAATGATGTAGATAATGATCCTTATTTTGAGATTCCAGGACAAAGtggagaagaaggagaagaagaggaagaagaagaagctacaTTTGAAACAGATACCGAGACCGAGCTTAGTGCTGATTCAGACGATGATATCAATCTCAGTGATGATGATAGTGAttaa
- the LOC136200998 gene encoding uncharacterized protein encodes MHNIWICLIFFLVHHGQSRLFRLPHLPLLEVPLLVLIEHVDTWVHEGMQHPVLLEMLITNSLWIIDNHIASLITSIVQQYPQAVAWQYKMIPDAILQKYWEEFKKDCVWDSSMYSDDIIKKAFIAKLKERYAGIMNGVRKMDIMPPWCPRDVWDAWWRVWDSAAFKRISEQAKKTRLGKDGVAKGTHTAGSVSHAKTAQQLEKEIGKPLNPDQFFLWAHTKDHDGVTFVNDRCRKTQEAYENLTQVEVEQTTKQLVGSIDELRAFYQAAGGVNKDGEIFGLGSAASQYYHDRRPRNSRASSSSSSVGASNLGDSTELHEIRATLETVQERLNGFNDERSGFITHLEQVNERQDRLVEGIHLLANASDMRHLQERMTNIETQMGPAISQIQIAITGLQASVRRLECSPNLG; translated from the exons ATGCACAACATATGGATTTGCCTAATTTTCTTTCTGGTCCATCACGGTCAAAGTCGCCTGTTCCGCCTCCCTCACCTACCACTCTTAGAGGTTCCACTCCTTGTTCTAATAGAACACGTCGACACTTGGGTCCATGAAGGAATGCAACATCCAGTGCTCCTAGAGATGCTAATAACAAATTCATTGTG GATTATTGACAACCACATTGCATCGTTGATCACTTCTATCGTCCAACAATATCCACAAGCGGTAGCATGGCAATACAAAATGATACCAGATGCTATTCTACAGAAGTATTGGGAGGAGTTTAAG AAGGATTGTGTATGGGACTCTTCTATGTATTCAGATGACATAATAAAGAAAGCATTCATTGCTAAGCTCAAGGAACGATATGCTGGTATAATGAATGGTGTGCGAAAGATGGACATAATGCCTCCTTGGTGCCCTAGAGATGTATGGGATGCTTGGTGGCGTGTATGGGACTCGGCTGCTTTTAAGAGAATAAGTGAGCAAGCCAAGAAAACAAGGCTTGGAAAAGATGGAGTAGCAAAAGGTACTCATACTGCAGGTTCGGTATCTCATGCAAAAACTGCGCAACAACTT GAAAAAGAGATAGGTAAGCCCTTGAATCCAGATCAGTTCTTCTTGTGGGCACACACAAAAGATCACGACGGAGTTACATTCGTTAACGATCGTTGTAGAAAAACCCAA GAAGCTTATGAAAATCTTACCCAAGTTGAAGTTGAACAGACTACTAAGCAACTTGTTGGTTCTATTGATGAACTACGTGCGTTTTACCAGGCAGCTGGTGGGGTAAATAAGGATGGGGAAATTTTTGGACTAGGTTCAGCTGCTTCCCAGTATTATCATGACCGACGTCCTAGAAATTCAAgagcatcatcttcttcaagttCTGTTGGTGCATCTAATTTAGGTGACAGTACTGAACTTCATGAAATAAGAGCCACACTTGAGACCGTACAGGAGCGCCTTAATGGGTTCAATGATGAAAGGAGCGGGTTTATAACACATCTAGAGCAAGTAAATGAACGTCAAGATCGATTAGTTGAAGGTATACACTTGCTTGCTAATGCAAGTGATATGAGACATCTACAGGAGAGAATGACAAATATAGAGACACAAATGGGCCCAGCTATTAGCCAAATTCAGATTGCTATCACTGGACTTCAGGCGAGTGTACGGAGGTTAGAGTGTAGCCCTAACTTGGGTTAA